One stretch of Streptococcus australis DNA includes these proteins:
- the ssb gene encoding single-stranded DNA-binding protein, which yields MINNAVLVGRMTRDAELRYTPQNVAVATFTLAVNRTFKSQNGEREADFINCVMWRQQAENLANWAKKGSLIGVTGRIQTRSYDNQQGQRVYVTEVVAENFQMLESRNQQSSNDTFGNDNPMDIQDDDLPF from the coding sequence ATGATTAACAATGCTGTACTTGTAGGGCGCATGACCCGTGATGCTGAACTCCGCTATACACCGCAAAATGTAGCAGTTGCGACTTTTACTCTTGCAGTAAACCGTACATTCAAGAGTCAAAATGGCGAACGCGAGGCTGACTTTATCAACTGCGTTATGTGGCGCCAACAAGCCGAAAATCTTGCAAACTGGGCTAAAAAAGGCTCACTTATCGGGGTGACAGGCCGTATTCAGACTCGTAGTTACGATAACCAGCAAGGACAACGTGTCTACGTGACAGAGGTCGTGGCTGAGAATTTCCAAATGTTGGAAAGTCGTAATCAACAAAGTTCGAATGATACATTTGGGAATGACAATCCGATGGATATTCAAGACGACGATTTACCATTCTAA
- a CDS encoding bifunctional DNA primase/polymerase, with protein sequence MGMKEHALAYQKKGFSVIPISPSNKQPMIKFADKPAMTAQEIEDFWSQYPDSNIAVRTDKFFVIDIDLHGKHNGYESLANWEHLNLITPTLQARTASGGKHIFYFKHPDVNMTQMIGFLPGVDIKAHPNNYVLVAPSKTPKGEYAWDLEKSKEGGTMVTASRSLVMAIKKEYNKKNSGSDLDNIYYQISKGAGKRNRTTELFEMVVLGFGDEGSRNDTLAKFVGGLLSRSVEPNCILQLAETANNNSVEPLSHKELSRTVESMIKKHMRGGGHNR encoded by the coding sequence ATGGGAATGAAAGAACATGCCTTGGCTTATCAAAAAAAAGGATTTTCGGTTATTCCTATTAGTCCTTCGAATAAGCAACCGATGATCAAATTTGCTGATAAACCAGCTATGACTGCGCAAGAAATTGAGGATTTTTGGAGTCAGTATCCGGATAGCAACATTGCTGTTCGGACTGATAAATTCTTCGTAATCGATATTGACTTACACGGTAAGCATAACGGATACGAGAGCTTGGCCAATTGGGAACATCTGAACTTGATAACTCCAACGCTGCAGGCAAGAACTGCAAGTGGTGGCAAACATATCTTTTACTTTAAGCATCCAGATGTAAATATGACTCAAATGATAGGCTTTCTACCTGGAGTCGATATCAAGGCGCATCCAAACAACTATGTTTTAGTTGCTCCATCTAAGACCCCAAAAGGAGAATATGCCTGGGACTTAGAAAAATCTAAAGAGGGTGGCACTATGGTCACGGCTAGTCGATCTCTTGTAATGGCCATCAAGAAGGAATACAACAAAAAGAACTCTGGTAGCGATCTGGATAATATCTACTATCAAATCAGCAAAGGTGCTGGTAAACGAAACAGGACAACCGAATTATTTGAAATGGTTGTCCTAGGGTTTGGTGATGAAGGTAGCAGAAATGACACTCTTGCAAAATTTGTAGGGGGGCTCTTGAGCAGATCAGTAGAACCGAACTGTATACTGCAACTAGCAGAAACAGCCAATAACAATTCGGTAGAGCCTCTTAGTCACAAAGAATTAAGTAGGACTGTCGAATCGATGATCAAGAAACACATGAGGGGGGGTGGCCATAATAGGTGA
- a CDS encoding virulence-associated E family protein encodes MAIIGDVTNISIKQFSRRKKKILNEEGEQIEIESIVADSPRNVLLAMKSDNKLNDFLRHNEFTGEHEIVEDVKLDAIQLRKGQLPSAFESYLSVYLENHFKTVFKAGALRDGIEAFFAEKTYNPVKEYMENAYESWDHKERLAQVFQTWLGAEDSIYVQRIAVMFFVGAVSKVFNPWVKFDYTLDLVGGQGAGKTTFLQKIAVDWYTDSAKDFMDKDNYEIMLKSLIVNDDEMVASRKTTFDELKAFVTKTELSFRRSYGRRSEKFPKNFVIARTSNKIEYLGDKTGERRFLPVLVDAGQQFVKPFDMTENDVLQLWGEAVAIYKKGFMLTFDDEFENELAVYKERFTYKDEAESQVYDYLEMLVPEEWEDFSVSQQYQYTWCYFNDGSYRNESGLIYEGVKLQSSVSAKQILKNVFDIDSARGEKIARKIKLIMDNNQDWEYKIKKVKGKTLRAYFRKNIQTEVM; translated from the coding sequence GTGGCCATAATAGGTGATGTTACGAATATTTCAATCAAGCAATTTTCGCGCAGAAAGAAAAAAATCTTAAACGAAGAAGGTGAACAGATTGAGATTGAATCTATTGTGGCTGACAGTCCCAGAAATGTTTTGCTTGCAATGAAGAGCGATAACAAGCTAAACGACTTTCTCAGGCACAATGAATTTACTGGTGAACACGAAATCGTGGAGGATGTCAAACTGGATGCTATCCAGTTGAGAAAGGGTCAGCTACCTTCAGCCTTTGAATCCTACCTAAGCGTATATTTGGAGAATCACTTCAAGACAGTTTTCAAGGCTGGAGCATTAAGGGATGGTATTGAAGCATTTTTTGCAGAAAAGACCTACAATCCGGTTAAAGAATATATGGAAAATGCTTATGAGTCATGGGATCATAAAGAACGACTTGCCCAGGTATTTCAAACTTGGTTGGGTGCTGAGGACAGTATCTATGTCCAGAGAATAGCTGTAATGTTCTTTGTTGGGGCAGTCTCTAAGGTTTTTAATCCATGGGTTAAATTTGACTACACACTGGATCTTGTCGGTGGCCAAGGTGCTGGTAAGACCACTTTCTTGCAAAAAATAGCCGTCGATTGGTATACAGATTCAGCTAAGGATTTTATGGACAAAGATAACTATGAGATTATGCTGAAATCGCTGATCGTCAATGACGACGAGATGGTCGCTTCCAGAAAGACTACTTTTGACGAACTCAAGGCTTTTGTGACCAAGACGGAACTTTCCTTCCGTCGGTCCTATGGTCGCAGATCTGAGAAATTTCCGAAAAACTTTGTTATTGCTAGAACTAGTAATAAAATCGAATACCTGGGTGACAAAACTGGTGAGCGGCGCTTTCTGCCTGTTCTGGTGGATGCAGGCCAGCAGTTTGTAAAACCTTTTGATATGACAGAGAATGATGTGCTCCAGCTTTGGGGTGAAGCAGTGGCTATCTACAAAAAAGGATTTATGCTTACCTTTGATGATGAGTTCGAAAATGAGCTTGCGGTCTATAAGGAGCGATTCACTTATAAAGATGAGGCAGAATCACAGGTCTATGATTATCTTGAAATGCTTGTTCCAGAAGAGTGGGAAGACTTTTCAGTTTCTCAGCAATATCAATACACCTGGTGCTACTTTAATGACGGTAGCTATCGCAATGAGTCCGGCCTGATATATGAAGGTGTGAAGCTTCAATCGAGTGTGTCTGCCAAACAGATATTAAAGAATGTCTTTGATATCGATAGCGCGAGAGGTGAAAAGATTGCTAGGAAGATCAAGTTGATTATGGACAATAATCAGGATTGGGAATACAAAATAAAGAAGGTTAAAGGGAAGACACTACGTGCATATTTTAGAAAAAATATACAAACAGAAGTGATGTAA
- a CDS encoding DUF7204 family protein, with the protein MSYTVTLFFDNMVDETHFFKKVGDATKCKAQLESKYRGNRMYKVKMDEVRT; encoded by the coding sequence ATGTCATACACAGTAACATTATTTTTTGACAACATGGTAGACGAAACTCACTTCTTTAAGAAAGTGGGTGATGCTACCAAATGCAAGGCTCAGCTAGAAAGCAAGTATCGAGGGAATCGAATGTATAAAGTTAAGATGGATGAGGTGAGAACTTGA
- a CDS encoding DNA methyltransferase, translated as MKLFLNEDCMDVMKRYPDNYFDLAIVDPPYFSGPEQRKFYGNKISPIGVNRLYGKTSEWKIPNRDYFDELFRVSKNQIIWGVNYFNYSFGSGRIVWDKVNGQSSFSDCELAYCSLHDSTRLFRYMWNGMMQGKSISEGHIQQGNKALNEVRIHPTQKPINLYFWLLQNYAKAGDKILDTHVGSASSLIACQELGFEYVGCELDKDIFNLAQQRLNDYEKQIKLL; from the coding sequence TTGAAATTATTTCTCAACGAAGATTGTATGGATGTCATGAAAAGATATCCTGATAACTATTTTGATTTAGCTATTGTAGATCCACCATATTTTTCTGGTCCAGAACAAAGAAAATTTTATGGGAACAAAATCAGTCCGATTGGTGTCAATAGACTTTATGGTAAAACATCAGAGTGGAAAATTCCAAATAGAGATTATTTTGATGAGTTATTTAGAGTTTCAAAAAATCAAATCATTTGGGGTGTGAACTACTTCAACTATTCTTTTGGTTCTGGCCGTATCGTTTGGGATAAAGTTAATGGCCAGTCAAGTTTCTCAGATTGCGAGCTAGCATACTGCAGTTTGCATGATAGCACGCGACTATTTCGCTATATGTGGAATGGCATGATGCAAGGAAAGTCAATATCCGAAGGTCATATCCAGCAAGGAAACAAGGCTTTGAATGAGGTTAGAATTCATCCAACCCAAAAACCCATCAATCTTTATTTCTGGTTGCTGCAAAACTACGCAAAAGCCGGAGATAAGATTCTTGATACTCATGTCGGTTCAGCAAGTAGCTTGATTGCTTGTCAGGAGTTAGGTTTTGAATATGTTGGTTGTGAGCTTGACAAAGACATCTTCAACCTTGCTCAACAGAGACTCAATGACTATGAAAAACAAATAAAATTACTTTAG
- a CDS encoding YopX family protein, whose amino-acid sequence MVPKFRAWDTTNKEIFKDTFAITESGQVVVVDQSSVFVSPDYVFVDNLVIMQSTGLFDRNNKEIFEGDIITNGKDVMCMKRHNTLGFYVEQKGKVEFIADSAVLEEFEEDAKEIADILEIIGNIYENPELLEAIK is encoded by the coding sequence ATGGTACCAAAATTTAGAGCGTGGGATACCACAAATAAAGAGATATTTAAAGATACTTTCGCAATAACAGAAAGCGGACAAGTTGTAGTAGTTGATCAATCCTCTGTCTTTGTTAGTCCAGATTATGTTTTCGTTGACAATCTAGTCATCATGCAATCAACAGGTCTTTTTGACAGAAATAACAAGGAAATCTTTGAGGGGGATATTATTACAAATGGTAAAGATGTTATGTGTATGAAGAGACATAACACGCTAGGCTTTTACGTAGAACAAAAAGGCAAGGTTGAATTTATTGCAGATAGTGCAGTTTTAGAAGAATTTGAAGAGGATGCTAAAGAGATTGCTGATATCCTCGAAATCATCGGCAACATCTACGAGAATCCAGAACTTTTGGAGGCTATCAAATGA
- a CDS encoding DUF3310 domain-containing protein yields the protein MNPEIIDNVNKPSHYQGRYGMESIDALRNFMTPEQLKGFYLGNALKYQLRFQKKNGLEDLKKARKNLEWLIEEIENEQAQLRKNHCRT from the coding sequence ATGAACCCAGAAATAATTGATAACGTAAATAAACCAAGCCACTATCAAGGTAGATACGGTATGGAGTCTATCGATGCTTTAAGAAACTTCATGACACCAGAACAATTAAAGGGTTTTTATCTCGGAAATGCCTTGAAGTATCAACTGCGATTTCAGAAGAAAAACGGTCTTGAGGATTTGAAAAAGGCACGTAAGAACCTTGAATGGCTTATTGAGGAGATAGAGAACGAGCAGGCACAATTGAGGAAAAACCATTGTAGAACATAG
- a CDS encoding DUF1492 domain-containing protein, translated as MDIQSRIDEINELEAGLLSSPKWAEAKVKGGQTRKIDDVYAQLITMKDEIEKDTNVVINRKMELGRMINKLTNPKHRTILRMTYINKGTADSICYDLKMSRTTYYRLKNEAILALEEVI; from the coding sequence ATGGATATCCAAAGTCGTATTGACGAAATCAACGAACTTGAGGCTGGCCTGCTCTCAAGTCCAAAGTGGGCCGAAGCTAAAGTAAAAGGTGGGCAGACAAGAAAGATTGATGATGTATATGCTCAGTTGATCACGATGAAGGATGAAATCGAGAAGGACACTAATGTTGTTATCAATCGTAAAATGGAATTAGGGCGGATGATTAACAAGCTGACAAATCCTAAGCACAGAACAATCCTGAGAATGACTTATATCAATAAAGGTACAGCTGATAGTATTTGTTATGACTTGAAAATGAGCCGTACAACCTATTACAGATTAAAGAATGAGGCAATTTTAGCCCTAGAAGAAGTTATCTGA
- a CDS encoding terminase small subunit, translated as MNERQRRFADEYIISGNATDAAIKAGYSEKTARSQGQRLLTKVDISEYIKKRMDEIQDEKILTQKQILVMLSEIASGQAKETIVVTTKVAELMTDPVTGKSVKVYNEIPQLVEYPTKNSDRNKALELLGKRHQMWTDKVDINATVTETKKFDDIVSQLGGDGLDE; from the coding sequence TTGAATGAAAGACAAAGACGATTCGCAGATGAGTACATCATCAGCGGGAATGCAACAGATGCAGCTATTAAGGCAGGGTATAGTGAAAAGACTGCTAGAAGTCAAGGACAAAGATTGTTGACAAAAGTTGACATTTCTGAATATATCAAAAAAAGAATGGATGAGATTCAGGATGAAAAAATCCTGACTCAAAAACAAATTCTTGTGATGTTGTCAGAGATTGCATCAGGTCAGGCAAAAGAGACAATTGTGGTCACGACAAAAGTAGCTGAGTTGATGACTGATCCCGTGACTGGTAAGTCTGTAAAAGTCTACAATGAAATCCCTCAACTTGTCGAATATCCAACAAAGAACAGCGATAGGAACAAAGCTTTGGAGTTACTAGGGAAACGACATCAAATGTGGACTGATAAAGTAGACATCAATGCAACGGTTACCGAGACTAAGAAGTTTGACGATATCGTCAGTCAGTTGGGCGGTGATGGACTTGACGAATAG
- a CDS encoding terminase: MDLTNSFPLSQKYIDFCNSFNNVDADFLEGTTAAGKTTVGVGVKFMRAVSKSSKKFHIIAAKTVGVAEKNIINQDNGILDIHKTAVYCGNGDKDSKIPHIKFEGKIIYVLGYDNKEKWKLVLGGQYGCVYIDEVNTADIEFVRELSTRNDYLMATLNPDNPDLPVYKEFINKARPYKKYAGDVPEEIMRDLSEPANPKWRYWFFTFNDNLSLTPEAIQKKKDAAPVGTKLYKNKILGLRGRATGIVFVNFDSKRHVLSKSFVKNTVTFQRFTAGLDTAYSASSPDTIAMIFQGISDDGKLYTLDEEVYNNAELDVPIAPSDTVVKFINFLERNRGEWGLARDVFVDSADQATITELNKYKRQYGCLYIFNNAYKKTKIIDRINFQIGWLAQGCYYVLSHCTNHIKELNTYAWKEGKDEPEDANDHTINANQYAWLPYRKIIGRKEK; the protein is encoded by the coding sequence ATGGACTTGACGAATAGCTTCCCTTTATCTCAAAAGTACATCGACTTTTGCAACAGCTTTAATAATGTTGATGCTGACTTTTTGGAAGGTACAACGGCAGCTGGAAAAACAACGGTTGGTGTTGGTGTCAAGTTTATGCGAGCGGTCAGCAAAAGTTCGAAGAAGTTTCACATCATTGCAGCAAAGACAGTTGGTGTAGCTGAAAAGAATATCATCAATCAGGATAACGGAATTTTAGACATCCATAAAACAGCCGTCTACTGTGGTAATGGTGATAAAGATTCGAAGATTCCTCACATCAAGTTTGAGGGGAAAATTATTTATGTACTGGGATATGACAACAAGGAAAAATGGAAGCTGGTTCTTGGTGGACAGTATGGATGTGTCTATATTGATGAGGTCAACACGGCTGACATTGAGTTTGTTCGTGAGTTGTCCACACGTAATGATTATTTGATGGCAACGCTCAATCCGGATAATCCTGATTTACCGGTCTACAAAGAATTTATTAACAAGGCACGGCCGTATAAAAAGTACGCAGGCGATGTGCCGGAAGAAATTATGCGAGACCTATCAGAACCAGCTAACCCTAAATGGCGTTACTGGTTTTTTACGTTTAATGACAACCTATCACTAACACCAGAAGCCATCCAGAAGAAAAAGGATGCTGCACCAGTTGGGACTAAGCTCTACAAAAATAAAATACTTGGCCTACGTGGCCGAGCAACAGGAATTGTCTTCGTTAACTTTGATAGTAAAAGACATGTGTTGAGTAAGTCTTTTGTAAAGAATACGGTCACGTTCCAGCGGTTCACAGCTGGACTAGATACAGCTTACTCAGCAAGTAGTCCGGATACAATTGCAATGATTTTCCAAGGGATATCAGATGACGGAAAGTTATACACGCTGGATGAGGAAGTCTATAACAACGCTGAGCTTGATGTACCGATTGCACCATCTGATACGGTGGTCAAGTTTATCAATTTCCTAGAGCGCAACCGTGGTGAATGGGGGCTGGCGCGTGATGTATTTGTTGATAGTGCGGACCAAGCAACAATTACAGAATTAAACAAATACAAGCGACAATACGGCTGTCTGTATATCTTTAACAATGCTTATAAGAAAACTAAGATTATTGACCGGATCAACTTCCAAATTGGTTGGTTAGCTCAAGGTTGCTACTATGTGTTAAGTCATTGTACGAATCATATCAAAGAGCTAAACACGTATGCGTGGAAAGAAGGAAAAGATGAGCCAGAAGATGCAAACGATCATACAATCAATGCGAATCAGTATGCATGGTTGCCATACAGGAAGATAATCGGAAGAAAGGAAAAATAA
- a CDS encoding capsid protein encodes MRSFLKLEQAQPNVITITEAMTFEDNAAKNQIWYRGDSYELDQLYKQLPHSNINFWGATSTPGQEIRKIHTGIPGLIVDRLVDITLHDMNDLDFAEETQGDLWEEIAEDSNFHDQLQEAIKDSLVMGDGAFRISFDPELTALPIVEWVGGDRIESIYNRGRLKEVIFRTHFTEHRRSYLLEEIYGYGSLTYKLYRGETELDMSATEYTANLVDVEFDKSVILCLPFKIYTSPKVKGRGQSIYDRKTDAFDSLDESWSQWMDALRSGRSREYIPENLLPRDPYTGEISKGNPFDHRFIKVETAMGEDAKNTITLQQANIPHESYLSTYVTALDLALQGIISPSTLGIDVKKLDNAEAQREKEKATLYTRNAIVTALQDYLPKLISMVLNADSVLKKNPLQKVKVDVPFGEYANPSFESQVETVSKAKTGGIMSIEASVEELYGDSKDQEWKDQEVARIKVEQGVTEVNVPSLNEVANDFEIEKEAEDAEDGDDRTEDLSHESEGSAGTSTDSER; translated from the coding sequence ATGAGAAGCTTTCTCAAACTGGAACAGGCACAGCCAAATGTCATCACAATTACAGAGGCAATGACGTTTGAAGATAATGCAGCAAAGAACCAAATTTGGTATCGCGGTGACTCATACGAACTGGACCAGCTCTACAAGCAATTACCACATAGCAACATCAACTTTTGGGGAGCGACAAGTACTCCTGGGCAAGAAATTAGAAAGATTCACACAGGAATACCTGGTCTCATCGTTGATAGGTTGGTAGATATCACGCTGCACGATATGAATGATTTAGACTTTGCCGAGGAAACGCAAGGAGATTTGTGGGAAGAGATTGCTGAAGATAGCAACTTCCACGATCAACTGCAGGAGGCGATTAAAGATAGTCTTGTGATGGGTGATGGTGCTTTTCGTATTTCATTTGATCCGGAACTTACAGCATTGCCTATTGTTGAATGGGTTGGTGGAGATAGAATTGAAAGCATCTACAACCGTGGAAGATTGAAAGAAGTTATTTTCCGCACGCACTTCACAGAACACAGACGGAGCTATTTGCTCGAGGAAATCTACGGATATGGCTCATTAACTTATAAGCTCTACAGGGGCGAAACTGAGCTAGATATGAGCGCGACAGAGTACACCGCTAACCTTGTCGATGTGGAGTTCGATAAATCTGTTATCTTGTGCTTGCCGTTTAAGATTTACACGTCACCTAAAGTAAAAGGCCGTGGTCAATCTATCTATGATCGTAAGACAGATGCCTTTGATAGCTTGGATGAGTCTTGGAGTCAGTGGATGGATGCTCTTCGTTCTGGACGATCACGAGAGTATATTCCTGAGAACTTACTTCCCAGAGATCCCTACACAGGCGAAATTAGTAAGGGCAATCCTTTTGACCATCGCTTTATTAAGGTTGAGACAGCAATGGGCGAGGATGCAAAGAACACAATCACATTGCAACAAGCTAATATCCCGCACGAAAGTTATTTGAGTACATACGTGACTGCGCTTGATTTAGCTTTACAAGGTATCATTAGCCCATCAACACTCGGTATCGATGTCAAGAAGCTAGATAATGCTGAGGCACAACGTGAGAAAGAAAAGGCAACTCTCTATACTCGCAATGCTATTGTGACAGCTCTGCAAGATTACCTGCCAAAGTTAATTAGTATGGTTTTGAATGCTGATAGTGTGCTTAAGAAAAACCCGCTACAGAAAGTCAAGGTCGACGTGCCGTTTGGTGAGTATGCTAACCCTAGTTTTGAATCACAGGTTGAGACAGTTTCTAAGGCTAAGACAGGTGGTATCATGTCGATTGAAGCGAGCGTTGAGGAATTATACGGTGACTCAAAAGACCAGGAATGGAAAGACCAGGAAGTGGCAAGAATCAAAGTGGAGCAAGGTGTGACAGAAGTCAACGTGCCATCATTGAATGAAGTTGCTAACGATTTTGAGATAGAGAAGGAGGCTGAAGATGCTGAAGACGGTGACGATAGGACAGAGGATCTATCACATGAGTCAGAAGGAAGCGCAGGGACTTCTACAGATAGCGAGCGATAA
- a CDS encoding phage minor capsid protein: MAYDVSKAFERIENDLLDSMIRNLGRHKAEETAEGFEWEQWQVAQLKELERFKRDNAKKYSKEFANINSKISTAIQEAYRQGMDDEEMSILEAIKNGFEFNSGKDNLGASFFAINERKLNALLNSVEHDMKTAEHAVLRYTDDQYRRTIFDAQVAANTGAKTYEQSVDMATKDFLSRGITCIQYSNGAMVNIVSYADMAIRTATKRAYLMGEGVKRQEWGIHTVILNKRSNACPLCMPFEGKVLIDDVWSGGSADDGPYPLLSSAMAAGLYHPNCKDKHTTYFPGISSEPEKIFTNQELDDIKERQLLDNKVQHAKRQEKRFSRLSQFSLDEDNVQKYTSRAEEWSKLKSNAEENLKYFEAEKGYKLYQELSLESDSDYKKFINRQRLPRDTSGVASKKIAAETRHMYIDATRKKFKGGTELGQELFARLADQSAIATIAETGVVRYESGKLFLNMYKDVDDPRGPGTGYFHEFGHQIDEKLGWEFTKDKKILQLLRKDFINLSDDTIFDAIHINDKASSASDILGALSEGRIQGKYSHSLVYWEKKGNIESEFFAHVFEAQFDDERREILEKTFPESYNYVINKLKER, encoded by the coding sequence ATGGCTTATGATGTATCTAAAGCATTTGAGCGAATTGAAAACGATCTGCTTGATTCCATGATTAGAAATCTAGGAAGGCATAAGGCAGAGGAAACTGCTGAAGGTTTTGAATGGGAACAATGGCAGGTCGCTCAATTGAAAGAGCTTGAACGATTTAAGCGAGATAATGCCAAAAAATATAGCAAAGAGTTTGCCAATATCAATAGCAAGATTTCCACAGCTATACAAGAAGCCTATAGGCAAGGCATGGATGATGAGGAAATGTCTATCCTGGAAGCTATCAAGAACGGTTTTGAATTTAACAGTGGAAAAGATAATCTAGGGGCTTCATTTTTTGCTATCAACGAACGAAAGTTGAATGCGTTACTTAACTCGGTCGAGCATGATATGAAGACGGCAGAGCATGCTGTATTGCGGTATACAGACGACCAGTACAGGCGCACAATATTTGATGCTCAGGTAGCAGCTAACACAGGAGCTAAGACTTATGAGCAGTCAGTGGATATGGCCACCAAGGATTTTCTAAGTCGGGGTATCACATGCATCCAGTACAGTAACGGGGCCATGGTCAATATCGTATCGTACGCCGATATGGCCATTCGAACAGCAACCAAAAGAGCCTACCTAATGGGTGAGGGAGTCAAGCGCCAGGAGTGGGGGATTCATACTGTTATCTTAAACAAGCGATCGAATGCATGTCCTCTGTGTATGCCTTTTGAAGGTAAAGTATTGATTGATGATGTCTGGTCAGGAGGCAGTGCGGATGATGGTCCATATCCATTGTTAAGTTCTGCAATGGCAGCTGGTTTGTATCACCCTAACTGCAAAGATAAGCATACAACTTATTTCCCTGGGATCAGTAGCGAGCCAGAGAAAATATTTACAAATCAGGAATTGGACGACATCAAGGAAAGACAGTTACTGGACAACAAAGTTCAGCATGCTAAGCGACAGGAGAAACGCTTTAGCAGATTATCGCAGTTCAGTCTCGATGAAGACAATGTTCAGAAGTACACATCAAGGGCGGAAGAATGGTCTAAACTTAAGTCTAATGCAGAAGAAAATCTGAAATACTTTGAAGCAGAAAAAGGATACAAATTATACCAAGAGCTTTCACTCGAAAGTGATAGTGATTACAAGAAATTCATCAATCGTCAGAGATTGCCTAGAGATACTAGTGGCGTAGCTTCGAAGAAGATTGCTGCAGAGACACGACACATGTATATCGATGCGACTCGAAAAAAATTCAAGGGAGGTACAGAGCTTGGACAAGAATTGTTTGCAAGATTAGCCGATCAGTCGGCGATTGCAACTATTGCAGAAACAGGAGTTGTAAGATATGAATCTGGAAAACTCTTCCTGAACATGTATAAGGATGTAGATGACCCTCGCGGACCTGGTACTGGTTATTTCCATGAATTTGGTCACCAAATAGATGAGAAGCTGGGTTGGGAATTCACAAAGGATAAAAAAATACTGCAACTTCTACGTAAAGACTTTATCAATTTATCTGATGATACTATTTTCGATGCAATCCATATCAACGATAAAGCCTCTTCGGCATCTGATATATTGGGAGCGTTGAGTGAAGGTAGAATACAAGGTAAGTATTCGCACTCGCTCGTTTACTGGGAGAAAAAAGGAAATATCGAGAGCGAGTTTTTTGCGCATGTGTTTGAGGCACAATTTGATGATGAACGCAGAGAAATACTTGAAAAAACTTTTCCTGAGAGTTATAATTATGTTATAAATAAACTAAAGGAGAGGTAG
- a CDS encoding peptidase: MRIIESYLRVAEKADTFSDIFGYRLVAPIFPVAAIYGPQEESDIFEAKLDKCIKDQYDYFADEYGYDSDEKRRRLQREKYVFYDC, encoded by the coding sequence ATGCGGATTATCGAAAGCTATCTACGTGTAGCAGAAAAAGCAGATACATTCAGCGACATCTTTGGATATCGTTTAGTAGCCCCGATTTTTCCTGTAGCGGCTATCTATGGACCACAAGAAGAGAGCGATATCTTTGAAGCGAAACTAGACAAATGTATCAAAGATCAATACGATTATTTTGCAGATGAGTACGGCTATGATTCAGATGAGAAAAGACGTAGACTGCAACGTGAGAAGTATGTATTTTACGATTGTTAA
- a CDS encoding DUF6275 family protein: MLEKAKQLASQEFSRLSGREIKAEDCFVVWFSKTLQNWKVLVSTNAITSSEPCGNYAEITHNGDKKETYVDVYAKVSNRAIKD, translated from the coding sequence ATGTTAGAAAAAGCAAAACAATTGGCATCACAAGAATTTTCGCGCTTATCAGGTCGTGAAATTAAAGCAGAAGACTGCTTTGTAGTTTGGTTTAGCAAGACCCTGCAAAACTGGAAAGTTCTTGTTAGTACGAACGCAATTACATCAAGCGAACCTTGTGGAAATTATGCAGAAATCACGCATAACGGCGACAAGAAAGAGACTTATGTGGATGTTTACGCCAAGGTTTCAAATCGTGCTATTAAAGATTAG